The following proteins are co-located in the Mesorhizobium sp. M1E.F.Ca.ET.045.02.1.1 genome:
- a CDS encoding metalloregulator ArsR/SmtB family transcription factor, producing MMFSDAFVAIADPNRRYLLEELRRGPKTVNELAAGLPVSRPAVSQHLKVLLDAGLVKARAEGTRRVYAVSSAGFLRLNVWLDQFWELSPGE from the coding sequence ATGATGTTTTCCGACGCCTTCGTGGCGATAGCCGATCCCAACCGGCGCTATCTCTTGGAAGAGCTCCGGCGCGGTCCCAAGACGGTGAACGAATTGGCGGCCGGGTTGCCCGTTTCACGCCCGGCCGTTTCCCAGCATCTGAAGGTCCTGCTCGACGCCGGCCTGGTCAAGGCCAGGGCGGAGGGCACCAGACGCGTCTACGCCGTCAGCAGCGCCGGCTTCCTCAGGCTCAACGTCTGGCTCGACCAGTTCTGGGAACTGTCGCCTGGAGAGTGA
- a CDS encoding glutathione S-transferase family protein has product MSLTLHFHPLASFCWKPLIAFYENDTPFTPVIVDLGDEQSRAAFLKVSPAGKMPALRDDARDRTVLESTIVIEYLAAYYPGPVELIPADIDLAIKVRQSDRFYDFYVQEPMQKIVGDRLRPQDKTDPFGVEQAREQLRNSYAIIEQEMQGKTWAVGETFTMADCAASPALFYANKVEPFGDRFPTVKRYHDRLLERPTFARVIEEAQPYFKFFPYNNG; this is encoded by the coding sequence ATGTCCCTGACGCTGCATTTCCATCCGCTTGCTTCCTTCTGCTGGAAGCCGCTGATCGCGTTCTACGAGAACGACACGCCCTTTACGCCGGTGATCGTCGATCTCGGCGACGAGCAATCGCGCGCGGCTTTCCTGAAGGTTTCGCCGGCAGGCAAGATGCCGGCCCTGCGCGACGATGCGCGCGACCGCACGGTACTGGAATCGACCATCGTCATCGAATATCTCGCCGCTTACTATCCCGGGCCGGTCGAGCTTATCCCCGCCGACATCGACCTCGCCATCAAGGTTCGCCAGTCCGACCGCTTCTACGACTTCTACGTGCAGGAGCCGATGCAGAAGATCGTCGGCGACCGGCTGCGGCCGCAAGACAAGACCGATCCGTTCGGGGTCGAGCAGGCGCGTGAGCAGCTCCGCAATTCCTACGCCATCATCGAACAGGAAATGCAGGGAAAGACTTGGGCGGTCGGCGAGACCTTCACCATGGCCGACTGCGCGGCCTCGCCGGCGCTGTTCTATGCCAACAAGGTCGAGCCGTTCGGCGACAGATTCCCCACCGTGAAACGCTATCATGATCGTCTGCTCGAGCGCCCCACCTTCGCCCGCGTGATCGAGGAGGCGCAGCCCTATTTCAAGTTCTTCCCCTACAACAACGGTTAG
- a CDS encoding thioredoxin family protein: MHRNAVVSREDWFEAHRKHLEREKELTRFRDRIAAERRQLPWLKLRKDYVFESEQGPKRFGELFAGKSQLIVYHFMMTPGSDHRCEGCSFLADHIDGADQHLRHHDVSLVVVSRAPLAELLPYKQRMGWKFDWVSSYASDFNFDLQVSFTDRQIAAGETIYNFEKRPLRSKDLPGTSVFYRDENGDIFLTFMSRARGGDALIGAYHYLDMTPKGRDEAGPYHGLMDWVRLHDEYQDRIKDRPDCCE, from the coding sequence ATGCATCGCAATGCCGTCGTTTCGCGGGAGGACTGGTTCGAGGCGCACAGAAAGCACCTCGAGCGCGAAAAGGAGCTGACGCGGTTTCGCGACCGCATCGCCGCCGAGCGGCGGCAACTGCCCTGGCTCAAGCTGCGCAAGGACTATGTCTTCGAAAGCGAGCAGGGACCGAAACGATTTGGAGAACTGTTCGCCGGCAAGAGCCAGCTGATCGTCTACCATTTCATGATGACGCCGGGGTCCGATCATCGCTGCGAGGGCTGCTCGTTCCTGGCCGACCACATCGACGGCGCCGACCAGCATCTCAGGCACCACGACGTGTCGCTGGTCGTCGTTTCGCGGGCGCCGCTGGCCGAACTCCTGCCCTACAAGCAGCGCATGGGCTGGAAATTCGACTGGGTGTCGTCCTATGCGTCGGACTTCAACTTCGACCTGCAGGTCTCCTTCACCGACAGGCAGATCGCGGCGGGCGAGACGATCTACAATTTCGAGAAACGTCCGCTGCGATCGAAGGACCTTCCCGGCACCAGCGTCTTCTATCGCGACGAAAACGGCGACATCTTTCTCACCTTCATGTCGCGCGCCCGCGGCGGCGATGCGCTGATCGGCGCCTACCACTATCTCGACATGACGCCGAAGGGCCGCGACGAGGCCGGCCCTTATCACGGCCTTATGGACTGGGTGCGGCTGCACGACGAATATCAGGACAGGATCAAGGATCGGCCGGACTGCTGCGAGTGA
- a CDS encoding helix-turn-helix domain-containing protein: MSIDRRSGCPINLSLEVFGDRWSLIILRDMIFGGRRHFRELLNGSLEGIASNILADRLKRLMELGLLTKADDPSHKQKAIYSLTEMAITLVPIMAHLGAWGRVWLPVSEELSIRAELLEKGGPPLWEQFMDELRHEHLGAPVKTPPGTPTVRQKLQAAYEAAVARKAEAAAG; this comes from the coding sequence ATGAGCATTGACCGCCGGTCCGGCTGCCCGATCAATCTGTCGCTCGAGGTTTTTGGCGACCGCTGGAGCCTGATCATCCTGCGCGACATGATCTTCGGCGGCAGGCGCCATTTCCGCGAGCTGCTCAACGGATCGCTGGAAGGCATCGCCTCCAACATCCTGGCCGACCGGCTGAAGCGGCTGATGGAACTGGGCCTTTTGACCAAGGCCGACGATCCCAGCCACAAGCAGAAGGCGATCTACAGCCTGACCGAGATGGCGATCACCCTGGTGCCGATCATGGCGCATCTCGGCGCCTGGGGACGGGTATGGCTGCCGGTCAGCGAGGAGCTTTCGATCCGCGCCGAGCTGCTCGAAAAGGGCGGCCCGCCGCTGTGGGAGCAGTTCATGGACGAACTGCGCCACGAGCATCTCGGCGCGCCGGTGAAGACGCCGCCGGGCACGCCGACCGTGCGCCAGAAACTGCAGGCTGCCTATGAAGCGGCGGTCGCCCGCAAGGCCGAGGCCGCTGCAGGCTGA
- a CDS encoding YafY family protein: MRRADRLFQIVQHLRGGRLVTAQKLGTWLEVSERTIYRDIADLQSTGVPIDGEAGVGYMMREGFDLPPLMFTRDEIVALVAGARMVRAFGGAAMARAADEALVKIGAVLPDTEKDRIARTEIHTPMWVVSDAAREAIDLIERAIEKRQVLTIDYSDEAGRGTARDIRPLGLWFWGKVWTLVAWCEMRDDFRAFRIDRIASVVIAGRIYKPERGKQLADFYRAVERSEDYGMAPDRAART; the protein is encoded by the coding sequence ATGCGCCGCGCCGACAGGCTATTCCAGATCGTACAGCATTTGCGCGGCGGCCGGTTGGTCACGGCGCAGAAGCTCGGCACGTGGCTCGAGGTTTCCGAGCGGACCATCTACCGCGACATAGCCGACTTGCAATCGACCGGCGTGCCGATCGACGGCGAGGCGGGTGTCGGCTACATGATGAGGGAGGGTTTCGACCTTCCGCCGCTGATGTTCACGCGTGACGAGATCGTGGCGCTGGTCGCCGGCGCCCGCATGGTGCGCGCCTTCGGCGGCGCTGCTATGGCGAGGGCCGCCGACGAAGCGCTGGTCAAGATCGGCGCCGTGCTGCCCGATACGGAAAAGGACCGCATAGCACGCACCGAGATCCACACGCCGATGTGGGTGGTGAGCGACGCGGCGCGGGAAGCGATCGACCTGATCGAACGCGCCATCGAGAAGCGGCAGGTTCTGACCATCGACTATTCGGATGAGGCCGGCCGCGGCACCGCCCGCGACATCAGGCCATTGGGACTTTGGTTCTGGGGCAAGGTGTGGACTCTGGTCGCCTGGTGCGAGATGCGCGACGATTTTCGCGCCTTCCGCATCGACCGCATCGCCTCGGTTGTCATCGCCGGTCGCATCTACAAGCCGGAGCGCGGCAAGCAGCTCGCCGACTTCTACCGCGCCGTGGAGCGCAGCGAGGACTACGGCATGGCGCCCGACCGCGCGGCACGGACGTGA
- a CDS encoding NAD(P)H-quinone oxidoreductase, producing the protein MASGQKIPAKMTAIAISQPGGPRVLKPETRDVPTPGPGEILIRVHAAGVNRPDVQQRKGVYPPPPGASDLPGLEVAGEVAVLGDEISRWRIGDRVCALTPGGGYAEYVKVHAGSVLPIPAGFTYSEAAAVPENYFTVWHNVFERGGLKKGETLLVHGGSSGIGTTAIQLASAFGAYVVTTAGSKEKCDACLKLGADRAINYREQDFVAEVKDATGGKGADVILDMVGGDYVARNYDAAAIEGRIVQIAVQAGAVASADFAKLMVKRLVHTGSTLRPRTVEFKAAIAAALEAQVWPLLGTRKVAPVMDMIFPLTEAWRAHERMEEGEHIGKIVLDVGE; encoded by the coding sequence ATGGCAAGCGGACAGAAGATTCCGGCGAAGATGACGGCCATCGCGATCTCGCAGCCGGGCGGCCCCAGGGTGCTGAAGCCCGAGACGCGCGACGTGCCCACGCCAGGTCCCGGCGAAATCCTCATTCGCGTGCACGCCGCCGGCGTCAACCGGCCGGACGTGCAGCAGCGCAAGGGCGTCTATCCGCCGCCGCCTGGCGCCTCGGACCTGCCGGGTCTCGAGGTGGCCGGCGAAGTGGCCGTGCTCGGCGACGAGATATCGCGCTGGCGCATCGGCGACCGGGTCTGCGCGCTGACGCCCGGCGGCGGCTATGCCGAATATGTCAAGGTCCACGCCGGCAGCGTGCTGCCGATCCCGGCCGGCTTCACCTATTCGGAAGCCGCCGCCGTGCCGGAGAACTACTTCACCGTCTGGCACAATGTGTTCGAGCGCGGCGGGTTGAAGAAGGGCGAGACGCTGCTCGTCCATGGCGGCTCGTCCGGCATCGGCACCACGGCCATCCAACTGGCCTCGGCGTTCGGCGCCTATGTCGTCACCACGGCCGGCAGCAAGGAGAAGTGCGACGCCTGCCTGAAGCTCGGCGCCGACCGGGCGATCAACTACCGGGAGCAGGACTTCGTCGCCGAAGTCAAGGACGCAACCGGGGGCAAGGGCGCCGACGTCATCCTCGACATGGTGGGCGGCGACTATGTGGCGCGCAACTACGATGCGGCGGCGATCGAAGGGCGCATCGTCCAGATCGCGGTGCAGGCCGGCGCTGTCGCAAGCGCCGACTTCGCAAAGCTCATGGTCAAACGCCTTGTCCATACCGGTTCGACGCTGCGCCCGCGCACCGTCGAATTCAAGGCGGCCATCGCGGCCGCGCTCGAGGCTCAGGTCTGGCCATTGCTCGGCACCCGTAAGGTTGCTCCGGTCATGGACATGATCTTCCCGCTGACGGAAGCCTGGCGAGCGCATGAGCGGATGGAGGAGGGCGAGCATATCGGCAAGATCGTGCTCGATGTGGGGGAGTAG
- a CDS encoding alpha/beta hydrolase: MTALPRPEIVSETFGDPADPAILLIMGAMASMLWWPEAFCRQLAGHGRFVVRYDNRDTGQSTKYKPGTPPYTFEDMVDDAIRVLDDHNIGRAHVVGMSMGGTIAQIVALKYPARVSALTVISSSPLGVDTSGLPGTSQAYKEHSAEGADVDWSDREQVLRYMVKDARALASSRHSFDEERARAAIEEDCDRSGGLGSATNHFLLKGGGPERRIKDLTVPLLVIHGVTDPIFPIEHGEALADAVPGARLVRIEGGGHELHRNDWPQIIEAIAAHR; encoded by the coding sequence ATGACCGCTTTGCCGCGCCCTGAAATCGTCTCGGAGACCTTCGGCGATCCGGCCGATCCAGCGATCCTTTTGATCATGGGCGCCATGGCCTCGATGCTGTGGTGGCCGGAAGCCTTCTGCCGGCAGCTCGCCGGGCACGGCCGCTTCGTCGTCCGCTACGACAATCGCGATACCGGCCAGTCGACCAAATACAAGCCGGGCACGCCGCCCTATACGTTCGAGGACATGGTCGACGATGCCATCCGCGTGCTCGACGACCACAATATCGGTAGGGCGCATGTCGTCGGCATGTCGATGGGCGGCACGATCGCGCAGATCGTGGCGCTGAAATATCCGGCGCGCGTCAGCGCGCTCACTGTCATCTCCAGCTCGCCGCTCGGCGTCGATACGTCTGGTTTGCCCGGCACAAGCCAAGCCTACAAGGAGCACTCGGCGGAAGGCGCCGATGTCGATTGGTCGGATCGGGAGCAGGTGCTTCGTTACATGGTGAAGGACGCGCGGGCGCTGGCGAGCAGCCGGCATTCGTTCGATGAGGAACGCGCACGCGCGGCGATCGAGGAGGACTGCGATCGCTCCGGGGGCCTCGGCAGCGCCACCAATCATTTCCTGCTCAAGGGTGGCGGTCCGGAGCGGCGGATAAAGGATTTGACGGTGCCGTTGCTCGTTATCCACGGCGTCACCGATCCGATCTTCCCGATCGAACATGGCGAGGCGCTTGCCGATGCGGTTCCCGGCGCCAGGCTGGTGCGGATCGAAGGCGGCGGCCACGAGCTGCACCGCAACGACTGGCCGCAAATCATCGAAGCCATCGCGGCGCATCGCTAA
- a CDS encoding MFS transporter, producing the protein MFATYRPILSLLRGTAFLLAASGLHGLLLPLRGQVEGFSTASLGLMGTAWAGGFVTGCFFAPRLVRRAGHVRAFGAFAASGAIIALLTGLIIDEYFWILLRAFTGFTMAGAFMVIESWLNEKATNENRGTVFGLYMMVTYASIMGGQMIVAGGDVKSASLFMITGILFCLSLIPTAVSTQSHPKPLQDVKLDVKGLYANSPVSAVACLLIGIANGAWGTLGAVYGARIGISTAEIALMMSLVVVAGAAMQLPAGRLSDTTDRRFVLAGAAFGAALFAVLIFLIEPHSGVFVIVLTASYGAFAYTLYSIAVAHANDHARSEDFVKVSGGLLLLYGFGTMIGPLLAAALMGWLRPEGLFLATALAHLALTGYTLLRIRARAPVPIENRDAFKTQPADRAVTPEALRLDPRTKVETDS; encoded by the coding sequence ATGTTCGCAACCTACCGACCGATCCTCTCGTTGCTGCGCGGCACCGCGTTCCTGCTGGCGGCGTCGGGCCTGCACGGCCTGCTGCTGCCGCTGCGCGGGCAAGTGGAGGGATTCTCGACCGCCTCGCTCGGCCTGATGGGCACGGCCTGGGCCGGCGGCTTCGTCACCGGCTGCTTCTTCGCGCCGCGCCTTGTTCGCCGCGCCGGCCATGTCAGGGCGTTCGGCGCCTTTGCCGCCTCGGGGGCGATCATCGCGCTGCTTACCGGTCTCATCATCGACGAGTATTTCTGGATCCTGCTGCGCGCCTTCACCGGCTTCACCATGGCCGGCGCCTTCATGGTCATCGAAAGCTGGCTCAACGAAAAGGCCACCAACGAGAACCGCGGCACCGTCTTCGGCCTCTATATGATGGTCACCTATGCCTCGATCATGGGCGGCCAGATGATCGTCGCCGGCGGCGACGTGAAATCGGCCTCGCTGTTCATGATCACCGGCATCCTGTTCTGCCTGTCGCTCATTCCGACCGCCGTCTCGACGCAGTCGCATCCGAAGCCGCTGCAGGACGTCAAGCTCGACGTCAAAGGACTCTATGCCAATTCGCCGGTCTCGGCGGTGGCCTGCCTTCTGATCGGCATCGCCAATGGCGCCTGGGGTACGCTCGGCGCCGTCTATGGCGCCCGTATCGGCATCTCCACCGCCGAGATCGCGCTGATGATGAGCCTGGTGGTTGTCGCCGGCGCGGCCATGCAGCTTCCCGCGGGGCGGCTTTCCGACACGACGGACCGCCGCTTCGTGCTCGCCGGCGCCGCCTTCGGCGCGGCGCTCTTCGCGGTGCTGATCTTCCTGATCGAGCCGCATTCGGGCGTCTTCGTCATCGTGCTGACCGCCTCCTATGGCGCCTTCGCCTACACGCTCTACTCGATCGCCGTCGCGCATGCCAATGACCACGCGCGGTCGGAGGATTTCGTCAAGGTTTCGGGTGGCCTGCTTCTGCTCTACGGCTTCGGCACGATGATCGGACCGCTGCTTGCGGCCGCCCTGATGGGCTGGCTGCGGCCGGAAGGCCTCTTCCTTGCAACCGCGCTCGCCCATCTCGCTCTCACCGGCTACACGCTGCTGCGCATCCGCGCCCGCGCGCCGGTTCCGATCGAAAACCGCGATGCCTTCAAGACGCAACCGGCCGATCGTGCGGTCACACCGGAAGCCTTGCGGCTCGATCCGCGCACAAAGGTTGAAACCGACAGTTGA
- a CDS encoding SRPBCC family protein: MTERSVVHSTFVIERVYPAAPEKVYFALSDPAAKKRWFVDPDNPQPNRHEMDFRVGGKEVNAGCPSDGQMHFYNAVYQDIVPNRRIVYSYELLFGKTRVSVSLATIELIAEGKGMRLILTEQGAFFDGHDKPGTREHGTGELLDALGAALQAAN; this comes from the coding sequence ATGACCGAACGATCCGTCGTCCACTCCACCTTTGTCATCGAGCGCGTCTATCCGGCGGCGCCCGAAAAGGTCTATTTCGCGCTGAGCGATCCGGCGGCCAAGAAGCGCTGGTTTGTCGATCCGGACAATCCGCAGCCCAACCGGCATGAGATGGACTTCCGCGTTGGCGGCAAGGAGGTGAATGCCGGCTGCCCGAGCGACGGGCAGATGCATTTCTACAACGCGGTCTACCAGGACATCGTGCCGAACCGGCGCATCGTCTACAGCTACGAGCTGTTGTTCGGCAAAACCCGGGTCTCGGTGTCGCTTGCGACGATCGAGCTCATCGCGGAAGGCAAGGGTATGCGACTTATCCTGACAGAGCAGGGAGCCTTCTTCGACGGCCACGATAAGCCGGGCACACGCGAGCATGGCACGGGCGAACTGCTCGACGCGCTTGGGGCGGCGCTGCAGGCAGCGAACTGA
- a CDS encoding DUF1013 domain-containing protein — MANTLLMPKATAVWLVDNTALSFEQIAQFCGLHPLEVKAIADGESAQGIKGMDPIMTGQLTRDEIARGEKDPNHRLKLSDPKVRVPETKRKGPRYTPLSKRQDRPNAILWLVRNHPELKDAQIARLVGTTKSTIEQIRERKHWNSANLQPMDPVTLGLTSQIDLDLEVNRASRGREQAQPVAGDTLLPAALTERLVPAPEKPKDEDQELDANAVFAKLSALKSKDKKEDEEEE, encoded by the coding sequence ATGGCCAATACGCTGCTGATGCCCAAGGCGACCGCCGTCTGGCTGGTCGACAACACCGCGCTCTCCTTCGAGCAGATCGCGCAGTTCTGCGGGCTGCATCCGCTGGAGGTCAAAGCGATCGCCGACGGCGAGTCGGCGCAGGGGATCAAGGGCATGGACCCGATCATGACCGGCCAGCTCACCCGCGACGAGATCGCGCGCGGCGAGAAGGACCCGAACCACCGGCTGAAGCTGTCCGACCCCAAGGTGCGGGTGCCGGAAACGAAGCGCAAGGGTCCCCGCTACACGCCGCTGTCGAAGCGGCAGGACCGTCCGAACGCAATCCTGTGGCTGGTGCGCAACCATCCCGAGCTCAAGGACGCGCAGATTGCCCGTCTCGTGGGCACCACCAAATCGACGATCGAGCAGATCCGCGAGCGCAAGCACTGGAACTCGGCCAATCTGCAGCCGATGGATCCGGTGACCCTCGGCCTGACCTCGCAGATCGACCTCGACCTCGAAGTCAACCGCGCCTCGCGCGGCCGCGAGCAGGCGCAGCCGGTTGCCGGCGATACGTTGCTGCCGGCGGCGCTGACCGAGCGGCTGGTGCCGGCCCCGGAAAAGCCGAAGGACGAGGACCAGGAACTGGATGCCAATGCCGTGTTCGCCAAGCTTTCGGCGCTGAAGTCGAAGGACAAGAAAGAAGACGAGGAAGAGGAGTAA
- a CDS encoding metalloregulator ArsR/SmtB family transcription factor encodes MLHDPAQLDLMFQALADPARRQMVERLSRGPASVSQLAEPLAMSLSAVVQHLNVLEASGLVSTEKLGRVRTCRIEPKALRAAEHWINERRLAWERRLDRLGEYLSETKLET; translated from the coding sequence ATGCTGCACGATCCCGCCCAGCTCGACCTGATGTTCCAGGCGCTCGCGGATCCCGCGCGGCGCCAGATGGTGGAACGGCTGTCACGCGGACCGGCCTCGGTCAGTCAGCTGGCGGAGCCGCTGGCGATGTCGCTGTCGGCCGTCGTCCAGCATCTCAACGTCCTCGAGGCGAGCGGCCTGGTGAGCACCGAGAAGCTTGGCCGGGTGCGCACCTGCCGGATCGAGCCGAAGGCGCTCAGGGCCGCCGAGCACTGGATCAACGAGCGGCGTCTCGCCTGGGAGCGCCGGCTCGACCGGCTTGGCGAATATCTTTCGGAAACCAAGCTAGAAACCTGA
- a CDS encoding DUF1127 domain-containing protein — protein sequence MNPIRAFRNWRLYNETVRELNKLNARQLNDLGINRADIERIARQAL from the coding sequence ATGAACCCGATCCGCGCTTTCCGCAACTGGCGCCTGTACAACGAAACCGTGCGTGAGCTGAACAAGCTGAACGCCCGCCAGTTGAACGACCTCGGCATCAACCGCGCCGACATCGAGCGTATCGCCCGCCAGGCTCTTTGA
- a CDS encoding SGNH/GDSL hydrolase family protein, which translates to MQRLLALLTWLAFPVYVWQGLGVRRRTSRMLPARGPVLHEIAGKAPAIALLVLGDSSAASVGIEQSEYGLAAQLAGLIAERTGHAVRWRAAGFNSATSGQIRDYVLPNLSANPWTHIVLAVGTNDTKNFHSVPRFKKEFGGLLYALRAKWPEARVVWSPVLEFTRAPAMPPLLGKILEIRAIAMNRMGVRLCNERGAVPAARLPITNPEAGFASDGFHASEAGYRAWAEHLADLVLDDQNLSPV; encoded by the coding sequence ATGCAGCGACTGCTAGCTCTCCTCACCTGGCTCGCCTTCCCGGTCTATGTCTGGCAGGGCCTTGGCGTGCGCCGCCGCACCAGCCGCATGCTGCCGGCGCGCGGGCCAGTCCTGCACGAGATCGCCGGCAAGGCGCCGGCAATCGCATTGCTGGTCTTGGGCGATTCTTCCGCGGCATCCGTGGGCATCGAGCAATCGGAATACGGGCTCGCCGCGCAGCTTGCCGGCCTGATTGCGGAGCGCACCGGCCATGCCGTGCGCTGGCGCGCCGCCGGCTTCAACTCGGCGACGTCGGGGCAGATCCGGGATTATGTCCTGCCCAACCTGTCGGCGAATCCCTGGACGCATATCGTGCTTGCCGTCGGCACCAACGACACCAAGAACTTCCATTCCGTGCCGCGCTTCAAGAAGGAGTTCGGCGGCCTGCTTTACGCGTTGCGCGCCAAATGGCCGGAAGCGCGTGTGGTCTGGTCGCCGGTGCTCGAATTCACCCGTGCCCCGGCAATGCCGCCGCTGCTCGGCAAGATCCTCGAAATCCGCGCTATCGCGATGAACCGGATGGGCGTGCGCCTCTGCAACGAACGCGGCGCCGTTCCCGCCGCGCGCCTGCCGATCACCAATCCCGAAGCCGGCTTTGCGTCCGATGGCTTCCATGCCTCGGAAGCGGGCTATCGCGCCTGGGCGGAGCATCTGGCGGATTTGGTGCTCGACGACCAGAACCTCAGTCCGGTTTGA
- a CDS encoding DUF1192 domain-containing protein: MAIFDDEPKKKPRPHEIGQDLSLLSVDELSERIALLRDEIARLEAERTAKGTTKSAAEALFRRG; encoded by the coding sequence ATGGCGATCTTCGACGACGAACCCAAGAAGAAGCCGCGCCCGCACGAGATCGGCCAGGATCTCTCGCTGCTGTCCGTCGACGAATTGTCCGAGCGCATTGCCCTGCTGCGCGATGAAATCGCCAGGCTGGAAGCCGAGCGGACAGCCAAGGGCACTACCAAATCAGCTGCCGAGGCGCTGTTTCGCCGCGGATAA